In Pseudoduganella albidiflava, a single window of DNA contains:
- a CDS encoding CopD family protein, which produces MLWIKALHIIFITSWFAGLFYLPRIFVNLAQETPGPTTERLLLMARKLFRFMTMLAVAALVFGLVLTWMQYRSPDGMKLPGWLHAKLTFVVLVLGYHHACGSLLKKFERGVNTRGHVFYRWFNEVPVLLLVAIVILVVVKPF; this is translated from the coding sequence ATGCTCTGGATCAAGGCACTGCACATCATCTTCATCACGTCCTGGTTCGCCGGCCTGTTCTACCTGCCCCGCATCTTCGTCAACCTGGCGCAGGAAACCCCGGGCCCGACGACCGAACGCCTGCTGCTGATGGCCCGCAAGCTGTTCCGGTTCATGACGATGCTGGCGGTCGCCGCGCTCGTGTTCGGGCTGGTGCTCACCTGGATGCAATACCGGTCGCCGGACGGCATGAAGCTGCCCGGCTGGCTGCACGCCAAGCTGACCTTCGTGGTGCTCGTGCTGGGCTACCACCACGCCTGCGGCTCGCTGCTGAAAAAGTTCGAGCGCGGCGTGAACACGCGCGGCCACGTGTTCTACCGCTGGTTCAACGAAGTGCCCGTGCTGCTGCTCGTGGCGATCGTGATCCTGGTGGTCGTGAAGCCGTTCTGA
- a CDS encoding THUMP domain-containing class I SAM-dependent RNA methyltransferase produces the protein MEAALAEELLEIAQTTKSPTLKVHNQVPGGVHCSGDLYDAYRVNLHSRIASRVLMRMGVCHYQNENDIYDLVLAQPWEEWFGVEHTIRVDVTAIKSPLKSIEFITLKIKDAVCDRFRDMYNKRPSVNTREPDMRIAGFLDQRQFTIYLDTSGEALFKRGWRTETGDAPLRENLAAGLLRVSGWKPGMPLFDPMCGSGTILCEAAQMVQGVPPGARRSFAFEKFHDFDPAPWRDMKAAIKPNPLPAEPTIFGSDISGDMVAMTRHNLKSAGILFEVPLKQIEAQQVQPPVSIEKTGPGILLTNPPYGERIGVRGDSTMPEDDLAKSFYADLSKTLKQRFAGWTAYLFTADLNLPKLLRLKESRKTPFFNGALECRLFRFDMVAGFNRREEAIPANAATQEKAAAPEQPTSKE, from the coding sequence ATGGAAGCGGCGCTGGCCGAGGAACTCCTCGAGATCGCGCAAACCACGAAAAGCCCCACGCTGAAGGTGCACAACCAGGTGCCCGGCGGCGTCCACTGCTCGGGCGACCTGTATGACGCCTACCGCGTCAACCTGCACTCGCGCATCGCCTCCCGCGTGCTGATGCGCATGGGCGTGTGCCATTACCAGAACGAGAACGACATCTACGACCTGGTGCTCGCGCAGCCATGGGAAGAGTGGTTCGGCGTGGAGCACACGATCCGTGTCGATGTCACGGCGATCAAGTCGCCGCTGAAGAGCATCGAGTTCATCACGCTGAAGATCAAGGATGCCGTGTGCGACCGCTTCCGCGACATGTACAACAAGCGCCCGTCGGTCAACACGCGCGAGCCGGACATGCGCATCGCCGGTTTCCTCGACCAGCGCCAGTTCACCATCTACCTCGACACCTCCGGCGAAGCGCTGTTCAAGCGCGGCTGGCGCACCGAGACGGGCGACGCCCCGCTGCGCGAGAACCTGGCCGCCGGCCTGCTGCGCGTCTCCGGCTGGAAGCCGGGCATGCCGCTGTTCGACCCCATGTGCGGCTCCGGCACGATCCTGTGCGAAGCGGCGCAGATGGTGCAGGGCGTGCCGCCCGGCGCGCGCCGCAGCTTCGCGTTCGAGAAGTTCCACGACTTCGACCCGGCCCCGTGGCGGGACATGAAGGCCGCCATCAAGCCGAACCCGCTGCCCGCCGAACCGACCATCTTCGGTTCCGACATCTCCGGCGACATGGTGGCAATGACGCGCCATAATCTGAAGAGCGCCGGTATCCTGTTCGAGGTGCCGCTGAAGCAGATCGAGGCGCAGCAGGTGCAGCCGCCGGTGTCGATCGAGAAGACCGGCCCCGGCATCCTGCTGACGAATCCTCCATACGGCGAGCGGATCGGCGTGCGCGGCGACAGCACGATGCCCGAAGACGACCTGGCCAAGTCGTTCTACGCCGACCTGTCGAAGACGCTGAAGCAGCGCTTCGCCGGCTGGACGGCCTACCTGTTCACGGCCGACCTGAACCTGCCGAAGCTGCTGCGCCTGAAGGAATCGCGCAAGACGCCATTCTTCAACGGCGCCCTGGAATGCCGGCTGTTCCGCTTCGACATGGTGGCCGGCTTCAACCGGCGCGAGGAAGCGATTCCGGCGAATGCCGCAACGCAGGAAAAGGCGGCGGCACCCGAACAACCGACAAGCAAGGAATGA
- a CDS encoding multidrug effflux MFS transporter, producing the protein MLPDTPADLPPDPVPPVPPRKKPHTRPLSHAGLAIVLAALSMLGPFCIDAYLPAFPEIGQSLGATPIEVQQSLTAYMLAFAGMVLWHGALSDAFGRRNVILVSLILFAIGTVGCAAVHSVQYLWFFRILQGISAGAGVVVGRAIIRDLYHDAEAARLLSLVTMIFAIAPALAPIMGGYIVKWFDWRAIFLVLTVFSVGLFIVCWRRLPETLPLHKRQPFNPRFLWGSYRQILGSPLFHLKSLIVALNFAGLFVFITAAPEFLPKQLHLGPDQFGWLFIPSVSGIFTGALFANRLAGKITFERQIAIGFAFLITAASVNVLYHVFMPPSVPWSVLPLFFYTFGMSVVGPAATLMALDLFPHIRGTVASCQSFETTLAGAIVAGVVAPALAGSVLWLAIGQLAFTSSALGLWLVARVVRRSLVVDAT; encoded by the coding sequence ATGCTCCCAGACACCCCCGCCGATCTCCCACCCGACCCGGTCCCGCCCGTCCCGCCACGCAAGAAGCCGCACACCCGCCCGCTGAGCCATGCCGGGCTGGCGATCGTGCTGGCGGCGCTGTCGATGCTGGGCCCGTTCTGCATCGACGCCTACCTGCCCGCGTTCCCCGAGATCGGCCAGTCGCTGGGCGCCACGCCGATCGAAGTGCAGCAAAGCCTGACGGCCTACATGCTGGCGTTCGCCGGCATGGTGCTGTGGCACGGCGCGCTGTCCGATGCGTTCGGCCGCCGCAACGTGATCCTCGTGTCGCTGATCCTGTTCGCGATCGGCACGGTCGGCTGCGCCGCCGTCCATAGTGTCCAGTACCTGTGGTTCTTCCGCATCCTGCAGGGGATCTCGGCCGGCGCCGGTGTCGTTGTCGGCCGCGCCATCATCCGCGACCTGTACCACGATGCCGAGGCGGCCCGGCTGCTGTCGCTGGTCACGATGATCTTCGCCATCGCCCCCGCGCTGGCGCCCATCATGGGCGGCTACATCGTCAAGTGGTTCGACTGGCGCGCCATCTTCCTCGTGCTCACCGTGTTCTCGGTCGGGCTGTTCATCGTGTGCTGGCGGCGGCTGCCGGAAACGCTGCCGCTGCACAAGCGCCAGCCGTTCAATCCGCGCTTCCTGTGGGGCAGCTACCGGCAGATCCTCGGCTCGCCGCTGTTCCACCTGAAGTCGCTGATCGTGGCGCTGAACTTCGCCGGGCTGTTCGTGTTCATCACGGCCGCCCCGGAATTCCTGCCGAAGCAGCTGCACCTGGGGCCGGACCAGTTCGGCTGGCTGTTCATTCCTTCCGTGTCCGGCATCTTCACCGGCGCGCTGTTCGCCAACCGGCTGGCCGGCAAGATCACCTTCGAGCGCCAGATTGCCATCGGTTTCGCCTTCCTCATCACGGCCGCCAGCGTCAACGTGCTGTACCACGTGTTCATGCCGCCATCGGTGCCGTGGAGCGTGCTGCCGCTGTTCTTCTACACCTTCGGCATGTCGGTGGTGGGGCCGGCCGCCACGCTGATGGCGCTGGACCTGTTCCCCCATATCCGCGGCACCGTGGCGTCCTGCCAGTCCTTTGAAACCACGCTGGCCGGTGCCATCGTGGCAGGCGTGGTAGCGCCAGCACTGGCCGGTTCGGTGCTGTGGCTGGCCATCGGGCAGCTGGCGTTCACGTCATCGGCACTGGGTTTGTGGCTGGTGGCACGCGTGGTCCGGCGCTCGCTGGTCGTTGATGCCACGTAG
- a CDS encoding HDOD domain-containing protein: MHPPDHDIRNRLLLARLPAMPQILIKLIEMLQSDHAGMPELAALIAKDAGMTGKVLAVANSSAYHRASRAPGLEQALVSLGTDMIKTLVISESVFQTFNSFPHSGSADLRGFWKHALGAAVVARDIARATGYPQLEEAYLAGLLHNVGRLALLAAAPREYGVNFMARDDADLCAVEQRTLQITHAEAGAWLIERWNLDSFLADSVLYHHEPIERLEPAHALIRIVRLAHLLVHHPEAGGAIATMAGYCGIDARELDAIVQGAARQVQKAADCLGIDLAGADDVPAPPAVLPVALVDPVQARLQEEMRNMMLVSEMGQAFARQPDETALLGAVTRSARILFDLGATIVLMQDPAGQSLVGVPAGEQQGRLAGFSIPLGRGGAIAGAAAARQVALLAPGARPLGIAEEQLLRILGTEAMVCVPLVAGQHCTGVLLGGVASWQLPVLQKRERFLLAFGGQAAAALDAAGAEQGEAQRRIAHVAQEYREASRRVVHEVNNPLSIIKNYLSVLDDKLARREPVVAEMSVLNEEIDRVGQLINGLTEVAPPAADGLVAAPGPASVSAPAVPVDIARVVDDVLRVFRATGFIPAAVQVMVRMQEDPNEIDGDANLLKQILVNLVKNAVEAMPDGGRIEIANRGHVVRERRLYVELVVADTGPGLAPEVLANLFSEVKSAKEGRHHGLGLSIVHGLVQKLNGLIACRSGAAGTSFEILLPARGSKPTLAALPAGTTDATTDARQE; encoded by the coding sequence ATGCACCCACCAGACCACGACATTCGCAATCGCCTGCTGCTCGCGCGGTTGCCGGCCATGCCGCAGATCTTGATCAAGCTGATCGAGATGCTGCAGTCGGACCACGCCGGCATGCCGGAGCTGGCCGCGCTGATCGCCAAGGATGCCGGGATGACGGGCAAGGTCCTGGCCGTCGCGAACAGCTCCGCCTATCATCGCGCCAGCCGCGCCCCCGGCCTGGAGCAAGCCCTCGTTTCGCTCGGCACGGACATGATCAAGACGCTCGTGATCAGCGAATCCGTGTTCCAGACCTTCAACAGCTTTCCCCATTCCGGCAGCGCCGACCTGCGCGGCTTCTGGAAGCATGCGCTGGGCGCCGCCGTGGTGGCGCGGGACATCGCCCGGGCCACCGGCTATCCGCAACTGGAAGAAGCCTACCTGGCGGGCCTGCTGCACAACGTGGGCCGGCTGGCGCTGCTGGCCGCCGCGCCGCGCGAATACGGCGTGAACTTCATGGCGCGCGACGACGCCGACCTGTGCGCCGTCGAACAGCGCACGCTGCAGATCACGCATGCCGAGGCGGGCGCCTGGCTGATCGAGCGCTGGAACCTGGATTCCTTCCTGGCCGACAGCGTGCTGTATCACCATGAGCCGATCGAGCGGCTGGAGCCGGCGCATGCGCTGATCCGCATCGTGCGGCTGGCCCACCTGCTGGTGCACCACCCGGAAGCCGGCGGCGCGATCGCCACCATGGCCGGCTATTGCGGCATCGACGCGCGCGAGCTCGACGCGATCGTGCAGGGGGCCGCGCGCCAGGTGCAGAAGGCGGCCGACTGCCTCGGCATCGACCTGGCGGGTGCCGACGACGTGCCGGCGCCGCCCGCCGTGCTGCCGGTGGCGCTGGTGGACCCGGTCCAGGCACGCCTGCAGGAAGAGATGCGCAACATGATGCTGGTCTCCGAAATGGGCCAGGCGTTCGCGCGCCAGCCGGATGAAACGGCTTTGCTGGGAGCCGTCACGCGCTCGGCACGCATCCTGTTCGACCTGGGCGCCACCATCGTGCTGATGCAGGACCCCGCCGGGCAGTCGCTGGTGGGCGTGCCCGCCGGCGAGCAGCAGGGGCGCCTGGCCGGCTTTTCGATTCCGCTGGGCCGCGGCGGCGCGATCGCCGGAGCCGCCGCGGCACGCCAGGTCGCGCTGCTGGCACCCGGCGCGCGGCCGCTCGGCATCGCCGAAGAACAGTTGTTGCGCATCCTCGGCACCGAGGCGATGGTATGCGTGCCGCTCGTCGCCGGCCAGCATTGCACCGGCGTGCTGCTCGGCGGCGTGGCCAGCTGGCAGCTGCCCGTGCTGCAGAAGCGCGAGCGCTTCCTGCTGGCGTTCGGCGGCCAGGCCGCGGCGGCGCTGGATGCGGCCGGCGCGGAGCAGGGCGAGGCGCAGCGCCGCATCGCGCACGTGGCGCAGGAATACCGCGAAGCGTCGCGCCGCGTGGTGCACGAGGTGAACAACCCGCTGTCGATCATCAAGAACTACCTGTCCGTGCTCGACGACAAGCTGGCCCGCCGGGAACCGGTGGTGGCGGAAATGTCGGTGCTCAACGAGGAGATCGACCGCGTGGGCCAATTGATCAATGGCCTCACCGAGGTGGCGCCGCCCGCCGCGGACGGCCTGGTCGCCGCTCCCGGTCCTGCCTCTGTCTCCGCGCCCGCTGTACCAGTCGATATTGCGCGCGTGGTGGACGACGTGCTGCGCGTCTTCCGCGCCACCGGCTTCATCCCCGCCGCCGTGCAGGTGATGGTGCGCATGCAGGAAGACCCGAACGAGATCGATGGCGATGCCAACCTGCTCAAGCAGATCCTCGTCAACCTCGTGAAGAACGCCGTCGAGGCCATGCCGGACGGCGGGCGGATCGAGATCGCCAACCGCGGGCACGTGGTGCGCGAGCGCAGGCTGTACGTGGAGCTGGTGGTGGCCGACACCGGGCCGGGCCTGGCGCCGGAGGTACTGGCCAACCTGTTCTCGGAAGTGAAGAGCGCCAAGGAAGGCCGCCATCACGGCCTGGGCCTGTCGATCGTGCATGGCCTGGTGCAGAAACTGAACGGGCTGATCGCCTGCCGCAGTGGCGCGGCGGGCACCAGCTTTGAAATCCTGCTGCCGGCGCGCGGCAGCAAACCCACGCTGGCGGCGCTGCCCGCCGGCACAACGGACGCCACTACGGACGCAAGGCAAGAATGA
- a CDS encoding putative bifunctional diguanylate cyclase/phosphodiesterase yields MNDDPGRGGAATCLPRLLLVDDEPRLLSSLYELLRDRDFHLVTAASGSEALVHLDAMRFDLVLLDLRLPDIGGHEIMDVINARDYDCDVIVMSGEVGIDAAIGALKRGAYDYLRKPYSREELLKTVDNALQKRRLAGDNQRIAQRLETSEKMYRYLVDSSPDIIYTLDHEGRFTFVNDRAYQLLGFTREELIGRHYSFVVHDEDLDRARYVFNERRVDERASRNVELRLKCNTAHGAANGERTFNNTLMTISLNAIGMHVPENTPRGERRREFFGTYGVARDITDRKRAEEMISYQAYHDILTDLPNRMLFKDRLGLAVIQAKRKMTELAVMFIDLDRFKLVNDTLGHVKGDELLQQAASRLKGCLRRGDTLARQGGDEFTIVLPELRDRDDAKSVAEKFIDALQQPFDLDGHVVHISASIGIAVYPADGETIDELLRHADIAMYQVKALGKNGHSFYHPSMLDMSHQKIALEQALRRALENGELEMYYQPQVDLTTGRIVGAEGLMRWNHPERGLLSAGEFLPFAEENGLMLPLSDWMLGALCRDLLAWNAAGGDSLRLSLNLSPQYLDRGDFFEKMRGTLARNGISPAQIEVEITENICIRNPQYAIEQLNKLCQLGVSVAIDDFGTGYSSLAYLHRFPIHTIKVDQSFVKEIHDEDGHYPVILAIISIARGLGLHLVAEGVETAAQARYLQANGCTTMQGYLYYRPVSLAGFIGVLKQRQGLPEHEPLPLALQD; encoded by the coding sequence GTGAACGACGACCCGGGCCGGGGTGGCGCCGCCACCTGCCTGCCCCGCCTGCTGCTCGTCGACGACGAGCCGCGCCTGCTGTCCTCGTTGTACGAGCTGCTGCGCGACCGCGACTTCCACCTGGTCACCGCCGCCAGCGGCAGCGAGGCGCTGGTGCACCTCGATGCCATGCGCTTCGACCTGGTGCTGCTCGACCTGCGCCTGCCCGACATCGGCGGGCACGAGATCATGGACGTGATCAACGCGCGCGACTACGACTGCGACGTGATCGTGATGAGCGGCGAAGTGGGCATCGACGCCGCGATCGGCGCGCTCAAGCGGGGCGCCTACGATTACCTGCGCAAGCCGTACAGCCGCGAGGAATTGCTGAAGACGGTGGACAATGCGCTGCAGAAGCGCCGCCTGGCCGGCGACAACCAGCGCATCGCGCAGCGGCTGGAAACGTCCGAGAAGATGTACCGCTACCTGGTGGACAGTTCGCCGGACATCATCTATACGCTCGACCACGAAGGCCGCTTCACGTTCGTCAACGACCGCGCCTACCAGCTGCTGGGCTTCACGCGAGAGGAACTGATCGGCCGCCATTATTCCTTCGTGGTGCACGACGAGGACCTGGACCGCGCGCGCTACGTGTTCAACGAGCGCCGCGTGGACGAGCGCGCGTCGCGCAACGTGGAGCTGCGGCTCAAGTGCAATACCGCGCACGGCGCGGCCAACGGCGAGCGCACCTTCAACAACACGCTGATGACGATCTCGCTGAACGCGATCGGCATGCATGTGCCCGAGAATACGCCCCGTGGCGAGCGGCGCCGCGAATTCTTCGGCACCTACGGCGTGGCGCGCGACATCACGGACCGCAAGCGCGCCGAGGAGATGATCTCCTACCAGGCCTACCACGATATTTTGACGGACCTGCCGAACCGCATGCTGTTCAAGGACCGCCTGGGCCTGGCCGTGATCCAGGCCAAGCGCAAGATGACGGAACTGGCCGTGATGTTCATCGACCTGGACCGCTTCAAGCTGGTCAACGATACGCTGGGCCACGTGAAGGGCGACGAGCTGCTGCAGCAGGCCGCGAGCCGCCTGAAGGGCTGCCTGCGCCGCGGGGACACGCTGGCGCGCCAGGGCGGCGACGAATTCACCATCGTCCTGCCCGAGCTGCGCGACCGTGACGACGCCAAGAGCGTCGCCGAGAAGTTCATCGATGCGCTGCAGCAGCCGTTCGACCTCGATGGTCACGTGGTGCACATCTCGGCATCGATCGGCATCGCGGTCTACCCGGCCGATGGCGAGACGATCGACGAGCTGCTGCGCCATGCCGACATCGCCATGTACCAGGTCAAGGCGCTGGGCAAGAATGGCCACAGCTTCTACCACCCGTCGATGCTGGACATGTCGCACCAGAAGATCGCGCTGGAGCAGGCGCTGCGCCGCGCGCTGGAGAACGGCGAGCTGGAAATGTATTACCAGCCGCAGGTGGACCTGACCACCGGCCGCATCGTCGGCGCCGAAGGCCTGATGCGGTGGAACCACCCGGAGCGCGGCCTGCTGTCGGCCGGCGAGTTCCTGCCGTTCGCCGAGGAAAACGGCCTGATGCTGCCGCTGTCGGACTGGATGCTGGGCGCCCTGTGCCGCGACCTGCTGGCCTGGAACGCGGCCGGCGGCGACAGCCTGCGCCTGTCGCTGAACCTGTCGCCGCAATACCTGGACCGGGGCGACTTCTTCGAGAAGATGCGCGGCACGCTGGCGCGCAACGGCATATCGCCGGCCCAGATCGAGGTGGAGATCACCGAGAACATCTGCATCCGCAATCCGCAGTATGCGATCGAGCAGCTCAACAAACTGTGCCAGCTGGGCGTGTCGGTGGCGATCGACGATTTCGGCACCGGCTATTCGTCGCTGGCTTACCTGCACCGCTTCCCGATCCACACGATCAAGGTCGACCAGAGCTTCGTCAAGGAGATCCACGACGAGGATGGCCATTATCCGGTGATCCTGGCGATCATCTCGATCGCCCGCGGGCTCGGGCTGCACCTGGTGGCCGAAGGCGTGGAAACGGCGGCGCAGGCGCGCTACCTGCAGGCCAACGGCTGCACCACGATGCAGGGCTACCTGTACTACCGGCCGGTATCGCTGGCGGGCTTCATCGGCGTGCTGAAACAACGGCAAGGCTTGCCGGAACACGAACCGCTGCCGCTCGCGTTGCAGGACTGA
- a CDS encoding tetratricopeptide repeat protein yields the protein MGDLAHIRALAEDGVAHAQHALGFRYFNGDGVPQSYEMALAWYRQAANGGLEQAQYNLGVMYQKGQGVDIDLAEAARWYRLAAEQGYPAAQYNLGWLYAKGHGIDQDTDAARHWFGKAAEQGDAGAQNNLGMMYDTGKGVPQDYAQAIAWYRKAAGQGYARAQFNLGQRYENGQGVARDVEAAIGWYRKAAEQGHAAAQFNLALRHEKGDGVGQDSAEAVRWYRAAAEQGHASSQFNLALIHDNGLGVPRDERQALEWYRRAAALGHAAAQDNLGQRYELGQGVPRDPAEAAHWYGKAAGQGFPAAQYHLGQLHESGNGVPRDAGAAIDWYRKAAGQGHVRAQFDLGLRYETGQGVPRDLAEAMHWYGRAAEQDYAAAQYNLGVLHDRDDSPAPDVMRANAWYAKAAGQGHTLAQFTLALRYDNGLGVPRDFALAFDWYRQAALQGHARAQLNVGLMYFAGQGTPADMAQALQWFQLAERNGEPGATRYLREASHRLGTVASTSHSASTAVEPVSGCLTP from the coding sequence ATGGGGGATCTCGCGCATATCCGGGCGCTGGCGGAAGACGGCGTCGCGCATGCCCAGCACGCGCTGGGCTTCCGCTACTTCAATGGCGATGGCGTACCGCAAAGCTACGAGATGGCGCTGGCGTGGTACCGCCAGGCCGCCAACGGGGGGCTCGAGCAGGCGCAATACAACCTGGGCGTGATGTACCAGAAAGGCCAGGGTGTCGACATCGACCTGGCCGAAGCGGCACGCTGGTACCGCCTGGCCGCCGAACAGGGGTATCCCGCCGCGCAGTACAACCTCGGCTGGCTGTACGCCAAGGGCCACGGCATCGACCAGGATACCGATGCAGCGCGCCACTGGTTCGGCAAGGCCGCCGAGCAGGGCGATGCCGGCGCCCAGAACAACCTCGGCATGATGTACGACACGGGCAAGGGCGTGCCGCAGGATTACGCGCAGGCGATCGCCTGGTACCGCAAGGCCGCCGGGCAGGGCTATGCGCGCGCCCAGTTCAACCTGGGGCAGCGCTACGAGAACGGCCAGGGCGTCGCGCGCGACGTGGAAGCGGCCATCGGCTGGTACCGCAAGGCGGCCGAGCAGGGCCACGCGGCGGCGCAGTTCAACCTGGCACTGCGCCACGAGAAGGGCGACGGCGTCGGGCAGGACAGCGCCGAAGCCGTGCGCTGGTACCGTGCGGCGGCGGAACAGGGCCATGCCAGCTCGCAGTTCAACCTGGCCCTGATCCACGACAACGGCCTGGGCGTGCCGCGCGACGAGCGGCAGGCGCTCGAATGGTACCGGCGCGCCGCCGCCTTGGGCCATGCCGCCGCGCAGGACAACCTGGGCCAGCGCTACGAGCTGGGGCAGGGCGTACCGCGCGACCCGGCCGAAGCGGCGCACTGGTACGGCAAGGCGGCCGGCCAGGGCTTTCCGGCGGCGCAGTACCACCTGGGCCAGCTACATGAATCGGGCAACGGCGTGCCCCGCGATGCCGGCGCGGCGATCGACTGGTACCGCAAGGCGGCCGGCCAGGGCCACGTCCGCGCCCAGTTCGACCTGGGCCTGCGCTATGAAACGGGGCAGGGCGTGCCGCGCGACCTGGCCGAAGCGATGCACTGGTACGGCCGCGCGGCGGAGCAGGACTACGCCGCCGCCCAGTACAACCTCGGCGTGCTGCACGACCGCGACGACAGCCCCGCGCCGGATGTGATGCGGGCGAACGCCTGGTATGCCAAGGCGGCCGGCCAGGGCCATACGCTGGCGCAGTTCACGCTCGCGCTCCGCTACGACAATGGCCTGGGCGTGCCACGCGACTTTGCCCTCGCCTTCGACTGGTACCGCCAGGCAGCACTGCAGGGCCACGCCCGCGCCCAGCTGAACGTGGGCCTGATGTATTTCGCCGGCCAGGGCACCCCCGCCGACATGGCCCAGGCCCTGCAGTGGTTCCAGCTCGCCGAACGCAACGGCGAACCCGGCGCCACCCGCTACCTGCGCGAAGCCAGCCATCGCCTGGGCACTGTCGCTTCCACCTCCCACTCAGCTTCCACCGCTGTCGAGCCCGTGTCAGGGTGCCTGACACCCTGA
- a CDS encoding flagellin N-terminal helical domain-containing protein translates to MAMILNTNVNSLFVQRALARSSADIATSLQRLSSGLRINSAKDDPAGLAIAQRMSAQLRGLSQAGRNLNDGISVAQTAEGAIGELGNNYQRIRELAVQAANDTNNASDRQAIQIEASQLVLENRRIVAETRFNGIALLDGSFAGAVQASDRAGDTIDFSIGAMLTTEDADIDMGSHAGATAALQYIDGKLEFLNKQRASLGAMQNRFTYAYGNAMMASENLAAARSRIMDTDYAAEASKLTRAQILQQAGFAMLAQANSAPRMILELLRQ, encoded by the coding sequence ATGGCAATGATCTTGAACACCAATGTGAATTCGCTGTTCGTCCAGCGGGCACTGGCGCGCTCGTCGGCCGACATCGCGACGTCGCTGCAGCGCCTGTCCAGTGGCTTGCGCATCAATTCGGCGAAGGATGATCCGGCGGGTCTGGCGATCGCGCAGCGCATGTCGGCGCAGCTGCGCGGCCTCTCCCAGGCTGGCCGCAACCTGAACGACGGGATCTCGGTGGCGCAGACGGCCGAGGGGGCGATCGGCGAGCTGGGCAACAATTACCAGCGCATCCGCGAACTGGCCGTGCAGGCGGCCAACGACACCAACAACGCCAGCGACCGCCAGGCGATCCAGATCGAAGCCAGCCAGCTGGTGCTGGAAAACCGGCGCATCGTGGCCGAGACACGCTTCAACGGTATCGCGCTGCTCGATGGCTCGTTCGCCGGCGCGGTGCAGGCCAGCGACCGCGCCGGCGACACCATCGATTTCTCGATCGGCGCCATGCTCACCACCGAAGATGCCGACATCGACATGGGCAGCCATGCCGGCGCCACCGCGGCGCTGCAGTACATCGACGGCAAGCTGGAGTTCCTCAACAAGCAGCGCGCCAGCCTGGGCGCGATGCAGAACCGCTTCACGTACGCCTACGGCAATGCGATGATGGCCTCGGAAAACCTGGCCGCGGCGCGCTCGCGCATCATGGATACCGACTATGCCGCCGAAGCCTCGAAGCTCACGCGCGCCCAGATCCTGCAGCAGGCCGGCTTCGCCATGCTGGCCCAGGCCAACTCGGCGCCGAGGATGATCCTCGAGCTGCTGCGCCAGTGA